A single genomic interval of Lewinellaceae bacterium harbors:
- a CDS encoding acyl transferase yields the protein MKEQDTAVIIRQFKDLITSGDYDFDQIAMNIFQFQSRNNMIYHNYLDLINCYPEQVTRLEEIPFLPVQLFKFRAIQTGKWKSEAWFESSGTTGQQPSRHMVEDLSFYHRNCVRGFQNYWGDPAEWCILALLPSYLERHHSSLVSMVDYFIRGSTYQESGFYLYDHQKLYDQLMHCQSKGIPTVLFGVAFALTDFFEKYKMNFPGLHVIETGGMKGRREEMTREALHEFLRQRSRAQIHSEYGMTELLSQGYATGDLIFANSSTFRARLFEREDPLVPENREGRVGRIGVIDLANVATCSFILTEDLGRYRQGGFTVEGRLDASEWRGCNLMVQDL from the coding sequence ATGAAAGAACAAGATACAGCGGTCATCATTAGGCAATTTAAGGACCTCATCACGTCCGGTGATTACGATTTTGATCAAATAGCTATGAATATCTTCCAATTTCAAAGCCGGAATAACATGATCTACCATAACTACCTGGATTTGATAAATTGCTATCCGGAGCAGGTCACGAGGTTGGAGGAGATCCCTTTTCTTCCGGTACAACTATTTAAATTCCGGGCCATTCAAACCGGGAAATGGAAATCCGAAGCATGGTTTGAAAGCAGCGGAACAACAGGTCAGCAGCCCAGCAGGCACATGGTGGAAGACCTGTCGTTTTACCACCGGAACTGTGTGCGTGGATTTCAGAATTACTGGGGGGATCCTGCGGAATGGTGCATCCTGGCCTTGTTGCCTTCTTATTTGGAACGCCACCACAGCAGTTTGGTATCCATGGTGGATTATTTCATCCGGGGTTCTACCTATCAAGAATCAGGATTCTATCTCTACGATCATCAGAAACTCTATGATCAATTGATGCACTGCCAGTCGAAAGGGATTCCGACGGTACTTTTTGGAGTTGCGTTTGCATTGACTGATTTCTTTGAAAAGTATAAAATGAATTTCCCAGGATTGCATGTAATCGAGACTGGCGGTATGAAGGGGCGGAGGGAGGAAATGACCAGGGAAGCTCTGCATGAGTTCCTGCGCCAGCGCTCTCGGGCTCAGATCCATTCGGAATATGGGATGACTGAGCTCCTGTCACAAGGTTATGCCACCGGTGATCTTATTTTTGCCAATTCATCGACCTTTCGTGCACGATTATTTGAGCGGGAAGATCCCCTGGTGCCTGAAAACAGAGAAGGACGGGTAGGACGGATAGGGGTGATCGACCTGGCGAATGTAGCAACATGTTCGTTCATTCTCACCGAAGACCTGGGTCGTTACCGGCAGGGAGGATTTACGGTGGAGGGACGCCTCGATGCCAGTGAATGGCGGGGATGCAACCTCATGGTCCAGGACCTGTAA